One window of the Trifolium pratense cultivar HEN17-A07 linkage group LG2, ARS_RC_1.1, whole genome shotgun sequence genome contains the following:
- the LOC123910224 gene encoding heterogeneous nuclear ribonucleoprotein 1, translating to MASRKGVNPRSGDGASPGKIFIGGLAKDTTLETFVKYFGRYGEITDSVIMKDRHTGRPRGFGFIIYADPSVVDQVIMENHIIDDKQVEIKRTIPKGSSQQSNDFKTKKIFVGGIPPTVSDDELKNFFSKHGNVVEHEIICDHTTKRPRGFGFVVFDNDKVVDNLLADGNMIDMDGTQVEIKKAEPKKSSNSASFPSFTSDSRARSYNDGFGGFGDSYGSFPGGGYGPASYRSLGGYGGRLSDYGGYEGGDDFSGGFGGYGGRGGTGGYAGYRGESSFGYSGRYGSYMSALGGGYSGGGLGPYGGRGAGGYGSYGGPATGGGYEFGPGAGFDGTGGLYSSRGGYRGSSRFHPYTR from the exons ATGGCTTCCAGAAAAGGCGTCAATCCTCGCTCCGGCGACGGTGCTAGTCCAGG GAAAATCTTCATCGGAGGTTTAGCCAAAGACACAACATTAG AGACATTCGTGAAGTATTTTGGTAGGTATGGAGAGATAACAGATTCCGTTATCATGAAAGATCGGCATACCGGTCGGCCCCGAGGATTCGGTTTCATCATTTATGCGGATCCTTCTGTTGTTGATCAAGTTATTATGGAGAATCACATAATCGATGATAAGCAG GTTGAAATCAAGAGGACTATTCCTAAGGGTTCATCACAACAAAGTAATGATTTCAAAACAAAGAAGATTTTTGTCGGTGGCATTCCACCAACAGTATCCGATG ATGAGCTCAAGAACTTCTTCTCTAAGCATGGGAATGTTGTGGAGCACGAGATAATATGTGACCACACCACTAAACGACCCCGTGGATTTGGTTTTGTAGTTTTTGATAATGATAAAGTTGTTGATAATTTGTTAGCTGATGGGAACATGATTGATATGGATGGTACTCAG GTTGAGATCAAGAAGGCTGAACCAAAGAAATCTTCAAATTCAGCTTCTTTTCCTTCATTTACTAGTGATTCTAGGGCACGTTCTTACAATGATGGTTTTGGTGGATTTGGTGATTCTTATGGAAGTTTTCCTGGTGGAGGTTACGGCCCTGCATCTTATAGGTCACTTGGAGGTTATGGCGGTAGGCTTAGTGATTATGGTGGGTATGAAGGTGGAGATGACTTCAGTGGTGGTTTTGGGGGTTATGGTGGTCGTGGTGGTACCGGTGGTTATGCTGGCTATAGAGGAGAATCTTCTTTTGGCTATTCTGGCCGCTATGGGTCGTACATGAGTGCCCTTGGCGGTGGATACAGTGGTGGTGGGTTAGGCCCATATGGGGGGAGAGGTGCTGGGGGCTATGGAAGTTATGGTGGTCCTGCCACTGGTGGAGGTTATGAATTTGGCCCTGGTGCTGGTTTTGATGGGACGGGAGGACTCTATTCTAGCAGGGGTGGTTATAGGGGCAGTAGTCGCTTCCATCCTTACACACGATAG